In Lotus japonicus ecotype B-129 chromosome 5, LjGifu_v1.2, one genomic interval encodes:
- the LOC130720086 gene encoding transcription factor bHLH84-like, translating into MEPIQLISEEWGSLSGLYTAEEADFMAQLLGGNYSVTDKHCGNPSFGMPMPSSTIWHGHESTTLTLTSTNSNSYFPSNVTNTNFLSFSQGSTSSTDSGSFQWNDKLTQQITQSINEESGRQVLTENNLQAKREYHEMMVSEPAEEERSRNLENPTKRFRNSIEDFKNMRNAMPISNNEEGRGACLQSSCFSQVDSNASLELVSGGATSSMTPKDPEAPKLYGKSRATSGPATDAQSIYARKRRERINERLKILQSLVPNGTKVDISTMLEEAVQYVKFLQLQIKVLSSDDMWMYAPIAYNGMDIGLDLSSSPTKGR; encoded by the exons ATGGAACCTATTCAGTTAATTTCTGAAGAATGGGGTTCTCTTAGTGGACTTTACACAGCTGAGGAAGCTGACTTCATGGCCCAGTTGCTTGGTGGCAACTATTCTGTCACAGACAAGCACTGTGGAAATCCCAGTTTTGGCATGCCAATGCCATCTTCTACCATTTGGCATGGTCATGAATCCACAACACTGACCTTGACAAGCACCAATAGCAATTCATATTTTCCTTCAAATGTCACAAATACTAATTTTCTCAGTTTCTCCCAAGGGAGTACCTCCAGCACTGATAGTGGTAGTTTTCAATGGAATGACAAGTTAACCCAACAGATTACTCAAAGCATTAATGAAGAGTCAGGGAGACAGGTTCTTACTGAGAACAATTTGCAGGCTAAGAGGGAGTATCATGAAATGATGGTTTCTGAACCTGCAGAAGAGGAAAGAAGCAGAAACCTGGAGAACCCAACAAAAAGATTTAGGAACTCAATAGAG GACTTTAAAAACATGAGGAATGCTATGCCCATAAGCAATAATGAAGAGGGTAGAGGAGCATGCCTCCAAAGCAGTTGTTTTTCACAAGTTGACTCTAATGCTTCTTTGGAGTTAGTAAGTGGAGGAGCAACTTCAAGTATGACCCCAAAAGATCCTGAAGCTCCTAAGTTATATGGAAAATCAAGAGCCACTAGTGGTCCTGCCACTGATGCACAAAGCATATATGCAAGA AAGCGAAGAGAAAGAATAAATGAAAGGTTGAAAATACTGCAAAGCCTTGTCCCCAATGGAACTAAG GTGGATATCAGCACCATGCTTGAGGAAGCTGTTCAATACGTGAAGTTTTTACAGCTCCAAATTAAG GTTTTGAGCTCGGATGATATGTGGATGTATGCTCCGATTGCTTACAATGGAATGGACATTGGATTAGATCTCAGTAGTTCTCCAACTAAAGGAAGATGA
- the LOC130720539 gene encoding uncharacterized protein LOC130720539: MVVCKCRKATKLYCFVHKVPVCGECICFPEHQICVIRTYSEWVIDGEYDWPPKCCQCQAVLEEGDGSQTTRLGCLHVIHTNCLVSHIKSFPPHTAPAGYACPTCSTSIWPPKSVKDSGSRLHSKLKEAIMQTGMEKNIFGNHPVSLSVTESRSPPPAFASEPLIGRENHGNSDSPATGSEPPKLSVTDIVEIEGANSAGNFVKGSSPVGPATRKGAFNVERQNSEISYYADDEDGNRKKYTKRGPFYHKFLRALLPFWSSALPTLPVTAPPRKDASNATEGSEGRTRHQRSSRMDPRKILLLIAIMACMATMGILYYRLVQRGPGEELPNEEQI, from the exons GCTACTAAGTTATATTGCTTCGTGCACAAAGTTCCTGTCTGCGGAGAATGTATCTGTTTCCCGGAGCACCAAATCTGCGTG ATTCGGACGTATTCAGAATGGGTTATAGATGGGGAGTATGATTGGCCCCCTAAATGCTGCCAATGCCAAGCTGTTTTGGAGGAGGGGGATGGATCTCAAACTACTAGACTGGGTTGCTTAC ATGTTATCCACACAAATTGCTTGGTCTCACATATCAAGAGTTTTCCTCCACATACGGCTCCGGCTGGATATGCGTGTCCTACATGTTCCACATCG ATATGGCCTCCCAAAAGCGTGAAAGATTCTGGATCTCGTCTTCATTCCAAGTTGAAGGAAGCTATCATGCAG ACTGGTATGGAAAAGAATATCTTTGGAAATCATCCAGTTTCATTGTCAGTGACAGAATCTCGTAGTCCTCCACCTGCTTTTGCTTCAGAGCCGTTGATTGGTAGGGAAAATCATGGAAACTCAGACTCACCTGCAACTGGGTCAGAACCTCCTAAACTTTCAGTGACAGATATTGTGGAGATAGAAGGTGCCAATTCAGCAGGAAATTTCGTGAAAGGCTCAAGTCCTGTTGGT CCTGCCACAAGGAAGGGCGCATTCAATGTTGAGCGACAGAACTCTGAAATCTCATACTAtgctgatgatgaagatgggaATCGTAAAAAGTATACAAAAAGAG GTCCGTTCTAccacaagtttcttagagcatTGCTTCCTTTCTGGTCTAGTGCTTTACCTACTCTACCAGTGACTGCACCTCCAAGGAAAGATGCATCAAATGCAACCGAAGGCTCAGAAGGCCGTACACGACATCAAAGATCATCAAGGATGGACCCCAGAAAGATTCTTCTCCTGATTGCAATTAT GGCGTGCATGGCGACTATGGGTATATTGTATTACAGACTAGTGCAACGGGGTCCAGGGGAAGAGCTTCCTAATGAAGAACAAATTTGA
- the LOC130719982 gene encoding transcription factor bHLH84-like, giving the protein MAQLVSEEWGSLSGIYTAEESDFMAQLLGGNYNYAITENSDSGNTSFGMPPTFWHGHESTTVTLTGTNSNSYLLSNNDSGSFQWNDKLSRQTNESIDEESGLEVLADNNLQAKREYEMMISEPAEEERSRNLESPTKRFRNSIEDFKNMRNAMPISINEEGRRESIQISCFPQVDSNASLELNGGVSPSLSPKDPAVANLHGKSRAPSGFATDAQSIYARKRRERINERLRILQTLIPNGTKVDISTMLEEAVQYVKFLQHQIKLLSSEDLWMYAPIVYNGMNIGSDLST; this is encoded by the exons ATGGCTCAGTTGGTTTCTGAAGAATGGGGTTCTCTTAGTGGAATTTACACAGCTGAGGAATCTGACTTCATGGCTCAGTTGCTTGGTGGTAATTATAATTATGCTATCACAGAGAACAGTGATAGTGGAAATACCAGTTTTGGCATGCCACCTACATTTTGGCATGGTCATGAATCCACAACAGTGACGTTGACAGGCACCAATAGCAATTCATATCTTCTCTCCAACAATGATAGTGGTAGCTTTCAATGGAATGACAAGTTAAGCCGACAGACAAATGAAAGCATTGATGAAGAATCAGGTCtagaagttcttgctgataacAACTTGCAGGCTAAGAGGGAGTACGAAATGATGATTTCTGAACCTGCAGAAGAGGAAAGAAGCAGAAACCTGGAGAGCCCAACAAAAAGATTCAGGAACTCCATAGAG GACTTTAAAAACATGAGGAATGCTATGCCTATAAGTATCAATGAAGAGGGTAGAAGAGAAAGCATACAAATCAGTTGTTTTCCACAGGTTGACTCTAATGCTTCTTTGGAGCTAAATGGAGGTGTATCACCAAGTCTGAGCCCAAAGGATCCTGCAGTTGCTAATTTACATGGAAAATCAAGAGCTCCTAGTGGTTTTGCCACTGATGCACAAAGCATATATGCAAGA aagagaagagaaagaataaATGAAAGGTTGAGGATATTGCAAACCCTTATCCCCAATGGAACTAAG GTGGATATCAGCACCATGCTAGAGGAAGCTGTTCAATACGTGAAGTTTTTACAGCACCAAATTAAG CTTTTGAGCTCTGAGGATCTGTGGATGTATGCTCCGATTGTTTACAATGGAATGAACATTGGATCAGATCTCAGTACGTAG